CACTTGCCTATGAGGACGCAGCGATCTTCTTTAAGAAGGCGCTCCGGCATGAATAGAGAGACTAGGGCAAACAGCGGCCCTGTTTCAGGGAAGAACACTGCACGGCGATATGCTGGCTGGAGATGATTAAATTCGCTCGGCGGCAGGATGGCGGTAGCCCTGGCCCGACGCGGATCTTGAGGAGAGACACTTGGGTACCATGGCGGAAGTTGCCCGTGCTGCTGGTGTTTCCAGGAGCACGGTGTCTTACGTTTTAAGCGGCACACGCCCAATTTCGGATGAGACTCGTCAAAAGGTCCTGCGGGCAATGACGGATCTTGATTACACTCCAAATGCCCTGGCGCAGGGGTTGGCCGGCAAACGCACGGGAATCATTGCCTTGATCTTTCCGATCGGTGAGGTTGGTTTCAACCTCACCGATTTCGAGTACATCCAAGCCGCTTCCGAGCAGGCACGCAGCGAAGGCTATCACCTACTGTTGTGGCCCTACAGCGTGAATGACGTCGAGGAGCTGCGGAAGGTCGTCAGCCAGGGAATCGTGGAGGGCGTGGTGCTGATGGAGGTGCGAACCGTGGACGAGCGGGTGTCGTTCCTTCTGGACGCACATCTTCCCTTCACCACGATAGGCCGTACCGGAGGCCTCCAGTCACATCCTTTCGTTGATTCGGACTTTGAAGCCACCGGCAACATGGCTCTTGAGTATGTCCTTGGACTTGGACACACGGACGTGGCGTATCTGACGAGATCACAGGAAGAACTGGATGCCGGTCACGGACCTGT
Above is a window of Arthrobacter pascens DNA encoding:
- a CDS encoding LacI family DNA-binding transcriptional regulator, with the protein product MAEVARAAGVSRSTVSYVLSGTRPISDETRQKVLRAMTDLDYTPNALAQGLAGKRTGIIALIFPIGEVGFNLTDFEYIQAASEQARSEGYHLLLWPYSVNDVEELRKVVSQGIVEGVVLMEVRTVDERVSFLLDAHLPFTTIGRTGGLQSHPFVDSDFEATGNMALEYVLGLGHTDVAYLTRSQEELDAGHGPVVRMQDAVLAAAEARGVRMPVFTVSPTFNDGWKAFEKIRERSPRVTAFLTFNEPAVPGFVAAAAEHGVHIPRDMSLVGLNSSDDGSRTSHPNLTSFSPNHSELAKLAVSYLIRRLQGEDPAAFQKLLEPELTERGSAGSAPASPGSSRNT